The Ziziphus jujuba cultivar Dongzao chromosome 5, ASM3175591v1 genome segment TTGATTTGGTCCAAAAATGTTaggatgatatatatatatatatattttgggattgatatattatatatattcttgagGAAGAAATAATCTAAATGCACCTGCAGCTCTGGTAATGGCAGTTCGATCTGTATACTACTTACTAAAGAGGAAATGTTCTAacaaatatagatttttttttttctttttttgggctgTTCTGGTTTTACATTTGCTTATATTTGGATGTTTGgagtttcatttttaatttgtttggtcTTAAAAGACCATACTAAAAAACATTTGAATTGATATATCATACACGAGTATATAGTTACAAAATGAATTCACCAAATGAAACGGCAACAGATGCAGTAAAGTGTTAAATTGttgacaaattaatataaatgtatGGATAGATTTCTCATgttattttgtaaattatttgatgaTTCTAACATTACTGATCATGTAAATGTATGGATAGATTTCTGCACAGGTTGAGATTCTTTATAAATAGTCCAAATATTATCCAAGTGAGGGGCCTTCAAAGTATATTCTCAAAGTGTGAAAGATCTACTCTTACCCAGTCTAAATAACCATGTACAGAACTAAATCGATATTTATAGAAAAAGGATCAAACAGGTGTAACACATCGCGCTAACAGATTCATTTTGCTAGGAAATATCTAAGAAATTGCCCATCCTTTCCAATGGATTATTTCCTACCAACCAATCGAAAAagatgagaagaaaaagatttcAAAGATTAGACCCTGAATGCATTATATATACTTCACTAAATTTGTAGTCAACAAtgcaaattaaaatatcaacaaattgTAACCTCCCCATCCAAATGACGCTGTTTATCAGGAGTTTATACTTTATAAcccatataaatcaccattgcAGCATTTCACTGCAGTTTggttgtaatttttttctttcttttttgatttttttaaaactttttacaACATGAGTCTTCAACGAAAATCTTTGTGAAACAACAGTTAATGAGTTGAATGGTTCATTTGGATTCATAATCTATAACAGTCTCAAATGCTCCAACAAGCGCTTTCACCTTGTTCTTCCTCTTCTCCAAAAGCTTGCTCGCAGTTTCCTCGATCACATCATTGTATGCTGGAGCATTATCCTTCTTTCCTTGTCCTCCCCCACCTTGTCGTTTCACCGTTACCTCTGCTTCTGCCTCTGATTTTCCTTCTTCCACATCTTTTCCATCCTTATCTACATTACTTCCTTCACAAGCAGCCTCTTCCTTTTCATTATCCACCGTCTTCTCCTCATTCTTGTTTGCTTCAACGACCTTTGTTTCTTCTACAGCTGCCTCATTTACTTTATCTTCTTCCACATGATCCTCTTTTGCCTCACTTGCACTGCCTTCTTCTCTGTGACTCTCATTGCCTTCGTCGCTTTTCTTATTCTGATCATCTTCTCCTTCAAATTCAGTACTATCGTTGACTTGGCTTCCTTCTTGTGATTTGTTATCAGTTTCTTCCAAACCAACATCCGTAATACCAGCTTTTGCTTCTTCACATTCCTTTTTGTCCTCATTCTCATCACTATTAGCTTCACCATCTACAGCATTGGAATGCTGATCATTACCTTCTGGTTTTGGTTCTTCCGGACAGGCTTTAACCTCACTTTCAACCTCTGCTACCTCATGAACCAAAAACTCTGTTGTAGCTTCTTGCTTAGCTTCAACATTGTGTACTACTGTCTGTGTTTGATCAGAAGGACTTTTCGGAATTCTGTTTGAAGCAGAAGCATTAGAAGCTTCCTTCTTCGGAACAGTGCTCTTCACAGTCTTCGCGAACGTAGGATGCGGTTTTGCAGGCTTGGGGCTTCTTAAAGGCTTATTATCTGAAATGGGTTTCGAAGAAGTGGTGGTTTTACAGGAAAAAGAGGAAGATCTACCTGCTGTCCTTCTCTCTTTAGGACCTGGTGAGACCAATGCACTTTGAACTCGAGAAGAAGAGGGTGGTTTGTCGAAAGATCTTCTTCTATTGAGTGTCGCTTTGTGATTTGGATCATGATCAGATCCATGTTTTTTGATGGGTTTGAAAGCTTCATCATGGCGTGAGCTTATGGTGGGTTTGAGATAGTTTGGTAGTGGTTTTTCTGTGGAGGTTGAAGAAGAAGGTTTAGGAGTAGAAGATGAATTGGGGGATAGTTTAGTACCACTTCTAGTTGGAGTAGTGTGAGTACTTGAAGATAGTGGGACTTTCTTCTCCTTCCCTACACTACTGctctcttttggttttgttGCCATAAAGTATGATCAATTAGAACCTGCATTATTTgccaaatagtaaaaaaaacaataattcatTTCTTAAAATTGAAACAATATCTTTCCCCAAATATCTTAAATATCATATTGTTTCAAACATCTAATCCCAAGATGttcttcaaaaatcatttatcaagcagaaaagaaaaagaaaatgaaacaagTAATATGTATATCAACTTTCAACTGCTACTAAGAAAAGACAGAATTCATTCATGTACAAATTTGGTGTGATTGAAGCAAAAGCAAAAAGACATAAATAATTGGTCATTATTTCAAGTACTAGTGACCTATGATTTGGTCCACTTCACCTCCAAATTATTATTGTCAACCATATATAATTGAGATATATATTGAGTGCAATTGCCAATAATAAGTATGCACTAGTATCATTAAGGTGATGATATGATGTTGAATTAATGCACATAGACTATGCTTTTCAATGACAGAATTACATTTGCCTTGTCTCACAATTGCCAAACTTTGTGCGTCATTATCCTCATAACTAGTTCTAAACCAACGTGACGTGCAATAAAATTCATTTGGACTAGCTGCAATGAAACTAGTGCCAGAATACATTGATTAATTATGTAGTCTATGATCTttgaaaaaaactctcttgCAAGTCGCAATTAGGAGATAAAACTACTCATTACATTTGGACTAACCCATGTGGCCTGTGTGGCTACTAGCTTGAGATTCACCCTTTACAATAATATAGGCTAATAACTATGAAGGCCCAAGTTTTCTTCACAAATCCATATAGGTTTTACATTTCACAAAGAAGTAGGATAATTTTACTGCTGAAAAACCTAAAGAGTAGGTAAATTTTGTGAATAAAagcatatataaaaagaaaattaaaaaaacaaaaagaaaagattaaCATATATATCACCAATTTTTGTGACAAATATAAGTGATATCAATTTGCATGATGATTATCACATGGACAATTACAATGTAGAAATTTCATTCATGTGtgatgacaaataatattttatgtatatattttaaaaccataCAATATATTTGTCGTCATTTgttgatgttgttgttgttgttgttgttttctctttttttttttttcctatatattTGCTCAATGGTTTTGATTAGGTAGAGCCAAACCAACGCAGAGAAAATGATGGGAAGTGGTCCAGCATACCACTTgcacatatatgcataaaagcCTTTGATctgaattattgaattttttattttattttattttttttttgttaaaagatCTGAATTATAGATTTGAAATCTATCAGAGCAATTCatcatatatatagtaattatgGAGTTTCAGACTGGCGCATAGCTAAGCCATTAAATGTGATGGAGCCTAGGTAAAGGCTGGCTAATCAGAAATCATATTTCTTGCTCCCAGTGGCCTTGTATGACTTGGCACAAACCTGGGTTGATATATGATCCAGAAAGTATACAACATATACAAGTAAAATAAAGTATGTCATATGTGAGTTTTGAACTTGCATAAATATAGAGGTTCTTTTATATTCCAAATCCAACTCATTAGGATAAACTATGGAAGTAACAGACATAACAACTTATGTATATACAAACCTCCATATTCCACATTAAAACTAAATTATAAGTAATGGGAGAATTTTTTGATATGGAGGTTAATGATTTGaacattgaatttttattaaaaccatcCCTAAAAAGATAATGGAGATAATAATTGAGTTAAATACTTTTTATGGATAATTTAATGACAAAACCATTGTATTCTAACCAAAATTTAAATCCTCTCATCtctaaaatcaaataataaaaataatttacatataataCCTCATTTAGTCTCCCTGACATGCATAATtaagggaagaagaagaagaagaaaatccaTGGTCGAGATGGTGATGTGTGGGGAGTGTACAATTCAATATGGGTCCCAGTTTAGCTTTTGTAGCCTGGCCTACATGTTCTTCTGTACGACatgattcattattttttagacCAAAAGTTTGCTAAACGATTATTGTTGCTTAGGTTTTGCCcctatcataaataattaacatattTGCTTTCGctctttaattattatataatatattattgttattaaaatacttAGCATTATGTTCTTTGCTCTTATCGTCAATGTCGTCACGTTGCATGTTTATCCTCCATTGAcaagtaataaaatttttcgATAAGTACTCGGATGAGAAATGCAGagcaaaaaaaaaccaaagaaaacaaaaaaacaacaaaatacagAAATATACTTATTTCTGAAAAGCATTCGATCCCCATCAGATTTTCATCAGATTATGATGACATTGATGGATAAAAATTTAGCGTCAATTAAtccataaatacaattaattcacaattaataatattcacaaaTGCAAGCTATAGATAGGAAAATAGAAGAAAACGTTAAACAAAAGAATAATGTATACGTCAATGGCAATGAAATGAAGCAAGAACAAGAATTGCAAGCAaaagagagattttttttttttttttccttttcataaatTTGAGAGAAATGTATGCGTGGAAGATATGCAATTTGAATTTGCGTAATTAAGAAGCAGCATAGCATAATAAAATGCttgtgagagaaagagagagaattatGTAACGTACCttggattgaaaaaaaataaaatagataggtTGTTTGGGaagtgagaaaaagaaaaagaatcagAGATGGGATATaagaaggaagaaaataagGAAGGATATATGGTTGGAagagaaaacataaaaagagggtttattttggatattaattttgattaaagGAGCGCAAGTTTCGCACTGCTCTAAAACGAGACTGCTTTTGGCCGCCATAAAATTGAAACCCATTTCTGTTGGAGAGATAGagggttttggtttttggttgacCTTTTCTAATctgattaattatttactttataaatCCCAaccaattatataaataaaaaatatatgttttcctccttgtttttttcttgtgaaaatatattttctcctccatgtttattattattattattattattttatcaccgTCTTCTTGTCTTGAGTTTAAAAAAGTTTGAATGACAACTGTTATTATCTTTggttgtaattattttgtaagttgtttttttttttgaaataaattttttttataagtttcacatattttattttaatattgcaCAAAACAAATACCGCAgttatatgtaataatatttttttttcccatatccGGTGCAAATTATGGTTTAAAAACATCAATAATTggacaatatttaatttttttaatagattgatagataatttagattttaaaacaaaacaaataaaacctttgatatttttccaaaactttccATTATAGATGTCCATATCCATTTCTTTACATTTTGGTCAAAATTTGCATAATAATCAACAatatttccatagaaatatttattaaatttgttttcttaatcaaaacatttagaaattttattaatatttagaacATCTCCAATAATTAATATGGCTATTtattatatcaatttaatatagtGTTTAGAAAGatctattggaaaaaaaaataaaagtaattggTTATCTAGACAAAGCCATTAAAAATGCTCTAAATatacaaacaattttaaaattgtcatTTAAATATAGATggcataaatatatagttaattttaaaattgttctttAATGGTGATGTGCATAGAAATTATATATggctatttattaattaatattttaatactttattttattttctttttttttttttgaaagaactaaaattttaagaaaaattttatattttatgaaattttatgatgtCTAATAGATTTCTAGAAGTAGAGTATCACTTTAGTagtatctattttttttgtcatattaGTTTCATATAATATTTAGACAAACttattgaaaatgttttttttttttcaaataactgtctatttttttaatatcgtaaaaaaagaacaataaaaaaaaaactattaaagaTGCTTTTACTAAAGTTTAAAAGATagaatataatatt includes the following:
- the LOC107420776 gene encoding protein SHORT ROOT IN SALT MEDIUM 1, which gives rise to MATKPKESSSVGKEKKVPLSSSTHTTPTRSGTKLSPNSSSTPKPSSSTSTEKPLPNYLKPTISSRHDEAFKPIKKHGSDHDPNHKATLNRRRSFDKPPSSSRVQSALVSPGPKERRTAGRSSSFSCKTTTSSKPISDNKPLRSPKPAKPHPTFAKTVKSTVPKKEASNASASNRIPKSPSDQTQTVVHNVEAKQEATTEFLVHEVAEVESEVKACPEEPKPEGNDQHSNAVDGEANSDENEDKKECEEAKAGITDVGLEETDNKSQEGSQVNDSTEFEGEDDQNKKSDEGNESHREEGSASEAKEDHVEEDKVNEAAVEETKVVEANKNEEKTVDNEKEEAACEGSNVDKDGKDVEEGKSEAEAEVTVKRQGGGGQGKKDNAPAYNDVIEETASKLLEKRKNKVKALVGAFETVIDYESK